A genomic segment from Verrucomicrobiia bacterium encodes:
- a CDS encoding metallopeptidase family protein, which yields MSSPFDGEDWPQWLEVAQKTVETTIAELPEDLREHVIKLPITYERTPSPELIADDIEPDTLGLFVGQPFPDSVASPEVIPAQIILYLENIREFSENDPELYREEVQTTFLHELGHYLGLDEQDLADRELD from the coding sequence ATGAGCTCGCCCTTCGACGGTGAAGACTGGCCTCAATGGCTGGAAGTCGCGCAGAAAACCGTCGAAACCACCATTGCTGAACTCCCTGAGGATCTGCGCGAACACGTCATCAAGCTGCCCATCACTTACGAGCGAACGCCTTCGCCCGAGCTGATCGCCGATGACATCGAACCCGACACCCTCGGCCTCTTCGTAGGCCAGCCTTTCCCGGATAGCGTTGCCAGCCCTGAAGTCATCCCCGCCCAGATCATCCTGTATCTGGAGAACATCCGCGAATTCAGCGAGAACGACCCCGAGCTCTACCGCGAAGAAGTGCAAACCACCTTCCTCCATGAACTCGGCCACTACCTCGGCCTGGACGAACAAGACCTCGCTGACCGAGAGCTGGATTGA
- the mntR gene encoding transcriptional regulator MntR, producing MPAGPSQSAEDYLERIHELIEEKGYARVVDIASSLKVRQASVTGMVQKLGDLGYLDYVKYRGLVLTEKGREVARFIRSRHETLSRFFSLLELDEETQKRDIEGIEHHLSPVTLECLADLATFLEKNPATLKRFQQSRRSKAATAKSPTA from the coding sequence ATGCCTGCAGGCCCCAGCCAAAGTGCGGAAGATTATCTGGAGCGCATCCATGAGCTGATCGAGGAAAAAGGTTACGCCCGAGTGGTGGACATCGCCTCGTCTCTCAAGGTGCGCCAGGCTTCCGTGACCGGAATGGTCCAGAAGCTTGGCGATCTCGGCTATTTGGATTACGTCAAATACCGTGGCCTCGTCCTCACGGAAAAAGGCCGCGAAGTAGCCCGCTTCATCCGCAGCCGGCACGAGACGCTCTCCCGCTTCTTCTCCCTGCTGGAACTCGATGAAGAAACGCAGAAACGCGATATCGAAGGCATTGAACACCATTTGAGTCCCGTCACACTCGAATGCCTCGCCGACCTCGCCACGTTCCTGGAAAAGAACCCGGCCACGCTCAAGCGCTTCCAACAATCCCGTCGCAGCAAAGCCGCTACGGCAAAATCCCCGACCGCATGA
- the mnmE gene encoding tRNA uridine-5-carboxymethylaminomethyl(34) synthesis GTPase MnmE has protein sequence MFAEDTIAAIATPLGEGGLAVIRLSGPQALAVADRCFQAPGKSEVKPSAAASHTLHYGYIIRNGMHVDEVMLAVMLAPRTFTREDVVEISCHGGLLAAKAVLDTVLAAGARLAQPGEFTKRAFLNGRIDLTQAEAVADLIHARTELALTAAQEQLEGKLSHRINQVRDDLMRTLAHVEAHIDFPDEDIAPDTREQLVKKLAAAAAFMDQLLRTANEGQILRRGIRAAIIGRPNAGKSSLLNQLLGHERAIVSPIAGTTRDTIEETANIRGIPVVFIDTAGLREAMDVIEQEGVRRSLATLEKADLILHLLDASEPLTAADEQFLQEFAGKKRLVILNKLDLPRKLDLPPAINEATVSVSCRTGEGIEGLKEAIERQVWGGQIRAEMLQVMINSRHQEALQRARRATQQSIAGLQMDQTLEVVAMELRIAAGAVGEIVGKTTTEDLLDSIFSQFCLGK, from the coding sequence ATGTTTGCCGAAGATACCATTGCCGCGATCGCGACACCTCTGGGTGAAGGCGGATTGGCGGTCATCCGTCTCAGCGGGCCGCAGGCTTTGGCAGTGGCGGACCGGTGTTTTCAAGCGCCGGGCAAGAGCGAAGTGAAGCCTTCAGCAGCGGCCTCCCACACGTTGCACTACGGCTACATCATACGGAACGGCATGCACGTGGACGAAGTGATGCTGGCGGTGATGCTGGCGCCGCGCACCTTCACGCGGGAGGATGTAGTGGAGATCAGTTGCCACGGCGGCTTGCTCGCGGCCAAGGCGGTCCTGGACACAGTCCTCGCCGCCGGAGCGCGGCTGGCGCAGCCGGGTGAGTTCACAAAACGGGCGTTTCTGAATGGGCGCATCGACCTGACTCAGGCGGAGGCGGTCGCGGACCTGATCCATGCTCGGACGGAACTGGCGCTGACTGCCGCTCAGGAGCAATTGGAAGGCAAACTTTCCCACCGTATCAATCAAGTGCGCGATGATTTGATGCGCACGCTGGCGCATGTGGAGGCGCACATCGACTTTCCAGATGAGGACATCGCACCGGATACCCGTGAGCAACTGGTAAAAAAGCTGGCGGCAGCCGCTGCCTTCATGGATCAGCTCCTGCGCACGGCGAACGAGGGGCAGATCTTGCGACGCGGCATCCGCGCGGCGATCATCGGCAGGCCGAACGCGGGCAAGTCCAGTCTGCTGAACCAACTGCTCGGGCACGAGCGGGCCATCGTATCGCCGATCGCGGGCACGACCCGGGATACGATCGAGGAGACCGCGAATATCCGCGGCATCCCGGTGGTATTCATCGACACTGCGGGCTTGCGCGAGGCGATGGATGTCATCGAGCAAGAAGGCGTAAGACGCAGCCTGGCGACGCTTGAAAAGGCCGATTTGATCCTGCATCTCCTGGACGCATCTGAGCCGCTGACGGCAGCGGACGAACAGTTCCTCCAAGAGTTCGCCGGGAAAAAGCGGCTGGTGATTTTAAACAAGCTGGATCTGCCGCGAAAGCTGGATCTGCCACCAGCAATCAATGAAGCGACGGTCAGTGTCTCGTGCCGGACGGGCGAGGGGATCGAGGGCTTGAAAGAGGCTATTGAGAGACAGGTATGGGGCGGGCAAATCCGTGCGGAGATGTTGCAAGTCATGATCAATTCCCGGCATCAGGAGGCGCTGCAACGCGCACGGAGAGCAACGCAGCAGAGCATCGCGGGCTTGCAGATGGACCAGACACTCGAAGTGGTGGCGATGGAGTTGCGCATAGCTGCGGGTGCGGTGGGAGAGATCGTAGGCAAGACGACGACTGAGGATTTGCTAGATTCGATCTTCAGCCAGTTTTGCCTCGGCAAGTGA
- the hpt gene encoding hypoxanthine phosphoribosyltransferase: METVLYGERDILQRVKELAQDIERDYAGKDLVVVSLLNGTVMFLADLVRYLNLPLRLDFMGVSSYGKGTKSGKLVFTKELKLDVKGRDVLLVDDILDTGKTLSLVTKKLKKLKPKSLKICVLLSKSARREEKVTADYIGFEIPDAFVVGYGLDFAERYRNLPFIGILKPEIYQAVEKK; the protein is encoded by the coding sequence ATGGAGACGGTGCTGTATGGCGAGCGGGATATTTTGCAGCGGGTGAAGGAGCTGGCGCAGGACATCGAGCGGGATTATGCGGGGAAGGATTTGGTGGTGGTATCGTTGCTGAATGGCACGGTGATGTTTCTCGCGGATCTGGTGCGGTATCTGAATCTGCCGTTGCGGCTCGATTTCATGGGCGTGTCCAGCTACGGCAAGGGGACGAAGTCTGGCAAGCTGGTGTTCACGAAGGAGCTGAAGCTGGATGTGAAAGGGCGCGATGTGTTGCTGGTGGACGATATTCTGGATACGGGCAAAACGCTTTCACTCGTGACGAAGAAGTTGAAGAAGCTCAAACCGAAGAGCCTGAAGATCTGTGTGCTCTTGAGCAAATCAGCGCGGCGCGAGGAGAAGGTGACGGCGGATTACATCGGCTTCGAGATACCGGATGCCTTTGTGGTGGGGTATGGATTGGATTTTGCGGAACGGTATCGGAACCTGCCGTTCATCGGCATCTTGAAGCCGGAGATCTATCAAGCGGTGGAGAAGAAATGA
- a CDS encoding MoaD/ThiS family protein: MITKVHFYSYFKELTGCAETAVELAEGATIEQLYAELIRRFPKLAAMNHSTLIAVGVEYQGRSYVLKAGDEVSLFPPVQGG; encoded by the coding sequence ATGATCACGAAGGTCCATTTTTACTCCTACTTCAAGGAGCTGACGGGTTGCGCGGAGACTGCTGTGGAACTCGCGGAGGGGGCTACGATCGAGCAGCTTTATGCGGAATTGATCCGACGTTTTCCGAAGCTGGCGGCGATGAATCATTCCACGCTGATCGCGGTGGGTGTGGAGTATCAAGGGCGCAGTTATGTGTTGAAGGCGGGGGATGAGGTGAGTTTGTTCCCGCCAGTGCAGGGGGGATAA
- a CDS encoding molybdenum cofactor biosynthesis protein MoaE — protein sequence MKRELTITKEVIDEAQLVAGRTMSHGMGAAIYFAGVVRAAEGKETIRAIDYEAFEVMARHQFGKIFNEVEKRWPIESVRLIHRVGVVGVNEASLWIEIISPHRGEAFAACQWIIEEMKRVVPIWKKPVI from the coding sequence ATGAAACGTGAATTGACCATCACGAAGGAAGTGATCGATGAGGCGCAGCTGGTTGCCGGCCGGACGATGTCGCATGGGATGGGGGCGGCGATCTACTTTGCGGGGGTGGTGCGGGCGGCAGAGGGAAAGGAGACGATCCGTGCGATCGATTATGAGGCGTTCGAGGTGATGGCGCGGCATCAGTTCGGCAAGATTTTCAATGAGGTGGAGAAGCGTTGGCCAATCGAGTCGGTGCGGCTTATCCATCGCGTCGGGGTGGTGGGGGTGAATGAGGCGTCGCTGTGGATCGAGATCATTTCACCGCATCGTGGTGAGGCGTTCGCGGCGTGCCAGTGGATCATCGAGGAGATGAAACGCGTGGTGCCGATCTGGAAGAAACCGGTGATTTGA
- a CDS encoding Gfo/Idh/MocA family oxidoreductase: MSQQTNHPSSGDNRRSFIKKAAIVTAAVAANPFKTPVYGQNKAPSTGRVIGANDRINVGFVGIGGQGFNAHVRQMKEKAGEHNIAQVAVCDVSKHRIAMAKEFILKDNTDAKVDAYEDHRKMMERNDIDAIVCATVDHWHTRVSLDALNSGKHVYVEKPMTRYLGEAFQLYDAVKKTGKILQVGSQGCSDKKWHKAAEWIKAGKIGPIVMSQGSYMRNSPYGEWNYTIQPWLTKEDVNWKTWISGVKKGTDFNPDHYFRWRKYYPYCSGLLGDLFPHKLHPYMLATGNPEFPVRVAALGSKKFQTDLKKEGRPADKQTEYVRDVEEIIQLIAEFPSGYVMHITSSTVNEQGTQEMIRGHHATLTMAGNKVELKPERPFADEIDPETSEGFPGESVPAHHKNWFAAIRGQEKANAGIELATRVQTVISLAEMSDRLGVMCYFNEKTRKVTDGSGKEIKLLDYDTEVQMQKA, encoded by the coding sequence ATGTCGCAACAAACGAACCATCCCTCGTCCGGCGATAACCGCCGGAGTTTCATAAAAAAAGCGGCCATCGTCACCGCTGCTGTCGCTGCCAATCCTTTCAAGACTCCCGTCTACGGCCAAAACAAGGCGCCCTCGACTGGTCGCGTGATCGGTGCGAATGACCGCATCAATGTCGGCTTCGTCGGCATCGGCGGCCAGGGCTTCAACGCCCACGTCCGCCAGATGAAGGAAAAAGCGGGCGAACACAACATCGCACAAGTCGCCGTCTGCGATGTCTCCAAGCACCGCATCGCGATGGCCAAGGAATTCATCCTCAAAGACAACACCGACGCGAAGGTGGATGCCTACGAGGATCACCGCAAGATGATGGAGCGGAATGATATCGATGCCATCGTCTGCGCCACCGTCGATCACTGGCACACGCGCGTTTCATTGGACGCCCTCAATTCCGGCAAGCATGTGTATGTGGAGAAGCCGATGACCCGTTATCTCGGCGAAGCGTTCCAGCTCTATGATGCCGTGAAGAAGACCGGCAAGATCTTGCAGGTCGGTTCCCAAGGCTGCTCGGATAAGAAGTGGCACAAGGCCGCCGAGTGGATCAAAGCGGGCAAAATCGGCCCCATCGTCATGAGCCAGGGCTCGTACATGCGCAACAGCCCCTACGGCGAATGGAACTACACCATCCAGCCGTGGCTCACGAAGGAAGACGTCAACTGGAAGACCTGGATCTCCGGTGTGAAGAAAGGCACGGACTTCAATCCGGACCACTACTTCCGCTGGCGCAAATATTACCCTTATTGCTCCGGCCTTCTCGGCGACCTCTTCCCGCACAAGCTGCATCCCTACATGCTCGCTACCGGCAATCCGGAATTCCCGGTGCGCGTGGCTGCCTTGGGCTCGAAGAAATTCCAGACCGACCTCAAGAAGGAAGGCCGTCCTGCCGACAAGCAGACGGAATACGTCCGCGACGTGGAAGAGATCATCCAGCTCATCGCCGAGTTCCCGAGCGGCTACGTGATGCACATCACCAGCAGCACGGTGAATGAACAAGGCACGCAGGAGATGATCCGCGGCCACCACGCCACGCTCACCATGGCGGGCAACAAGGTGGAACTGAAGCCCGAGCGTCCGTTCGCTGACGAGATCGATCCGGAAACCAGCGAAGGCTTCCCGGGCGAGAGCGTTCCGGCGCATCACAAGAACTGGTTCGCGGCCATCCGTGGGCAGGAGAAGGCGAATGCAGGAATCGAACTCGCCACGCGCGTGCAGACGGTCATCTCGCTGGCCGAGATGAGCGATCGCCTCGGCGTCATGTGCTACTTCAACGAGAAGACCCGCAAGGTCACCGATGGTTCGGGCAAAGAGATTAAGCTGCTCGACTACGATACCGAAGTGCAGATGCAGAAGGCGTAA